Proteins co-encoded in one Oreochromis aureus strain Israel breed Guangdong linkage group 3, ZZ_aureus, whole genome shotgun sequence genomic window:
- the LOC120439055 gene encoding uncharacterized protein LOC120439055: MLKCNRDISISMRTLKTHLKESGLYRRGNYSPLPEVRRAILSELRGPGQLFGYRTMWQVLKQKHKLRVKRDVVMRLLRQLNPQGIALRTRRRFTRRTYHSMGPNYIWHVDGYDKLKPFGLALSGCIDGFSRRLMWLVCGATNNNPAVIAHNYINCVKSLGVIPMRLRTDFGTENGTMAAIQCTLRHTHTDYYAGSSSHSYGSSTGNQRIESWWSYFRRGRSQFWMDFFGDLRDSGNFNGSHEHQCLLRFCFRGVLQKDLDECKDLWNKHRIRPSRLASCPGGIPNELYLLPHRYGSRDCGFAVEERELDVFPEEGLPVGLCGDPNIEEYLQQAVQQNTLQQPQDWESATELYLALKDIAGF; the protein is encoded by the exons ATGCTCAAGTGTAATCGTGACATTTCAATTAGTATGCGTACACTGAAAACGCATTTAAAAGAATCTGGACTGTACAGACGAGGCAACTATTCTCCACTTCCTGAGGTGAGGCGTGCCATTTTGTCCGAGCTTCGAGGACCAGGACAATTGTTTGGATATCGGACCATGTGGCAAGttctcaaacaaaaacacaagctgCGTGTCAAGCGTGATGTAGTTATGAGGCTGTTGAGACAACTAAATCCTCAAGGAATCGCTTTGAGAACTCGAAGGAGGTTCACAAGACGCACGTATCACTCCATGGGGCCCAATTACATATGGCATGTAGATGGCTATGATAAACTGAAACCCTTTGGCTTGGCCCTGTCAGGATGTATAGATGGCTTTTCAAGAAGACTGATGTGGCTTGTGTGTggagcaacaaacaacaacccAGCTGTTATAGCTCACAATTATATAAACTGTGTAAAGAGTCTTGGTGTGATACCAATGAGATTACGAACAGACTTCGGGACTGAGAATGGGACTATGGCAGCAATACAGTGTACCCTCCGTCACACGCACACGGACTATTATGCTGGATCGTCAAGCCACAGTTATGGATCATCTACTGGGAATCAGCGCATCGAGTCATGGTGGTCTTATTTCAGAAGAGGAAG GTCTCAGTTTTGGATGGACTTTTTTGGAGACCTAAGAGACTCTGGAAACTTCAATGGAAGCCACGAACACCAATGCTTGCTGAGATTCTGCTTCAGAGGGGTTCTACAGAAAGACCTGGATGAATGCAAAGACCTCTGGAACAAACACAGGATCCGGCCAAGCAGACTTGCATCGTGTCCAGGGGGGATTCCAAACGAACTCTATCTCTTGCCTCACAG aTATGGTTCAAGAGACTGTGGATTTGCTGTTGAGGAGAGGGAACTGGATGTGTTTCCCGAGGAGGGGCTACCGGTTGGATTGTGTGGTGATCCAAACATTGAGGAATATTTACAACAGGCTgtacaacaaaacacactgcaGCAGCCACAAGACTGGGAATCGGCCACAGAACTGTATTTGGCCCTGAAGGACATAGCTGGGTTTTAG
- the LOC120433471 gene encoding G2/M phase-specific E3 ubiquitin-protein ligase-like — translation MFCPSCGKKLVEESPNFFSGCCERLYHASCIGDTSLPLTFPQLCLFVCLFQPWELQHESSPLQKAAEYEKGAGDLVLANEVQQVLKAESEESLHNLILQNSTIFQTAGCLRNVKPCEKQAFVEEYLRWYILERNQSVIQRFKDGLESLNFLSALQQHSSVLAPLLCFSAKALTASELESMFRPDLSPAGSNKGHKGVLTLGFWADYLLDCEEKATAVCLEDLMMFATGLTAVPPAGMTPPPCIQFLSDSPFPVANTCANTLKLPICDSYSIFKANMDFGIQNAPGFGCS, via the exons ATGTTTTGTCCTAGCTGTGGGAAAAAGCTGGTTGAGGAGTCACCGAACTTTTTCAGCGGCTGTTGCGAGAGGCTTTATCACGCATCTTGCATCGGAGACACTTCACTCCCATTGA CATTTCCAcaactttgtttgtttgtttgtttgtttcagccaTGGGAACTTCAACATGAAAGCAGTCCTTTACAGAAAGCGGCAGAATATGA GAAGGGTGCTGGGGATCTTGTGCTTGCTAATGAAGTACAACAG gtcCTGAAAGCTGAATCAGAGGAGTCTTTGCATAATCTTATTTTGCAAAACAGCACAATCTTCCAAACTGCTGGATGCCTCAGAAACGTCAAGCCTTGTGAGAAACAAGCATTTGTGGAGGAGTACCTCAGATGGTACATCCTTGAAAGAAACCAAAGTGTCATTCAACG ATTTAAAGATGGACTGGAAAGTCTGAATTTTTTAAGTGCACTGCAACAACATTCCAGTGTGCTGGCCCCACTCCTATGCTTCTCTGCCAAGGCCCTGACTGCTTCAGAACTGGAGAGCATGTTCAGACCAGATCTCAGCCCAGCAGGAAGCAACAAGGGGCATAAGGGGGTCCTAACACTTGGCTTTTGGGCAGATTATCTCCTTGATTGTGAAG AGAAGGCAACAGCAGTGTGTCTGGAAGATTTGATGATGTTTGCCACAGGGCTGACGGCAGTTCCACCGGCAGGAATGACACCACCACCATGCATCCAGTTTTTAAGTGATTCGCCTTTTCCAGTTGCAAACACCTGTGCAAATACTCTGAAGCTACCCATCTGTGACTCATACAGCATCTTTAAGGCCAACATGGACTTTGGAATTCAAAATGCTCCAGGATTTGGATGTTCTTAA